The following proteins are co-located in the Lacticaseibacillus paracasei subsp. paracasei genome:
- the rlmD gene encoding 23S rRNA (uracil(1939)-C(5))-methyltransferase RlmD, whose product MTNLAQPAVTKNQDLEVTIQDLTYEGMGVAKVDGFPLFIEDALPGEKMQVHVLKTQKQYGFAKVVKRLSDSPDRVPGADSTYIRTGIAPLSILAYPAQLQFKQKQIQELYKKAHLDIAVLPTIGMTNPLGYRNKAQVPVRTVNGELQTGFYKKHSHDLVPIEDFLIQDPKIDQAIVVVRDLLRKYHVPAYDERANKGVIRNIMVRRGHYTKQMMIVLVSQTWQVPHLKDIVEEITLALPEVTSVVVNLNDKRTNVILGRKSRTIYGEDYLLDKLLGSEFQISPVSFYQVNPVQTEVLYKKAIEAAGLTGKENVIDAYSGIGTISLTMARHAKHVYGVEVVEPAVRDARANAVRNHIDNVTFEVGKAEEVIQRWKDNELPVDVLMVDPPRKGLDKSFIDAVGYMKPPKIVYVSCNPATLARDLQLLAAFGYTAKETQPVDMFPQTQHIESITALTLAK is encoded by the coding sequence ATGACTAATTTGGCCCAACCAGCTGTAACCAAGAACCAAGATCTGGAAGTTACCATTCAAGATCTCACTTATGAAGGGATGGGCGTTGCCAAGGTTGACGGCTTTCCGCTTTTCATTGAAGATGCCCTGCCTGGCGAAAAAATGCAGGTGCATGTCCTCAAAACGCAGAAGCAATATGGCTTTGCCAAAGTTGTCAAACGATTGAGCGACTCACCGGATCGTGTTCCCGGTGCAGATAGCACTTATATCCGTACGGGGATTGCGCCACTGTCGATCTTGGCATATCCGGCACAATTGCAATTTAAGCAGAAACAAATTCAAGAACTTTATAAAAAAGCGCATCTTGATATTGCGGTGCTGCCGACCATCGGGATGACGAATCCTTTAGGCTATCGCAACAAGGCGCAAGTACCGGTTCGTACCGTGAATGGCGAACTGCAAACTGGCTTTTATAAAAAACACAGCCACGACCTCGTACCAATTGAAGACTTTCTGATTCAAGATCCGAAAATTGACCAAGCCATTGTGGTGGTGCGTGATCTTTTACGAAAATACCATGTGCCAGCTTATGATGAACGCGCTAATAAAGGCGTTATTCGTAACATCATGGTGCGCCGGGGCCATTATACGAAGCAGATGATGATTGTCTTGGTGTCACAAACTTGGCAAGTGCCGCATCTCAAAGATATTGTCGAAGAGATCACCTTAGCATTACCAGAAGTAACGAGTGTGGTTGTGAACTTGAATGACAAACGAACCAACGTCATTCTAGGCCGCAAGTCACGAACCATTTACGGCGAGGACTATTTGCTGGATAAGTTGCTAGGCAGTGAATTCCAGATCTCGCCAGTCAGTTTTTATCAGGTTAATCCGGTTCAGACTGAGGTGCTTTACAAAAAGGCCATTGAGGCTGCTGGTCTGACTGGTAAGGAAAATGTGATCGATGCTTATTCAGGTATCGGGACGATTTCCTTGACGATGGCACGTCATGCCAAACATGTTTACGGCGTCGAAGTGGTTGAACCTGCTGTGCGCGATGCACGGGCAAACGCGGTGCGCAATCACATCGATAATGTCACCTTTGAAGTCGGCAAGGCGGAGGAGGTCATCCAACGCTGGAAAGACAACGAACTGCCAGTGGATGTGCTCATGGTCGATCCGCCGCGCAAAGGACTGGATAAAAGTTTCATCGACGCTGTCGGTTATATGAAGCCGCCAAAGATCGTCTATGTGTCCTGCAACCCCGCGACTTTGGCGCGGGATTTGCAGCTGCTAGCCGCCTTTGGCTACACAGCAAAGGAAACCCAGCCAGTGGACATGTTCCCGCAGACGCAGCATATTGAGAGTATTACGGCGTTGACGTTGGCGAAGTAA
- a CDS encoding IS30 family transposase — MTHSQTNTHKHYQQLSFSDRATIQALQAAGDTATVIAQKLHRSKATISREITRGSVTQLDSKRHSRQVYLAETAQAMHDRKRDRTGHYAFLKTGRAFFKALSRELTRKPRVHSVDSFVHFYRDQGKACPSTTTVYRYIDAGLLELDNMTLPKKLRRRIKGYKNAHKRKNKKIYGDSIELRPAAVNDRTGVGHWEGDLVKGIRLADEPALMTLTERYSRTEIIVKIPDYHAGTCLKALQDTIDDYGAKEFESITFDNGSEFAKLSEIVGTQIYFAHPYSPWERGTNENANGLLREFFPKGKSLRAVTLVEIQAVQSALNHRPRRILNYLRPCDYYRCMA, encoded by the coding sequence ATGACCCACTCTCAGACTAACACTCACAAGCATTACCAACAACTCAGTTTTAGCGACCGTGCTACAATTCAGGCCCTTCAGGCTGCTGGTGACACCGCGACCGTGATTGCACAGAAGCTTCATCGCAGTAAAGCGACAATCTCACGAGAAATCACGCGTGGATCTGTAACTCAGCTCGACTCGAAGCGTCACTCGCGTCAAGTCTATCTTGCGGAAACTGCCCAAGCCATGCACGACCGTAAACGCGATAGAACCGGTCACTACGCCTTTCTTAAGACCGGCCGTGCGTTCTTCAAGGCTCTCTCCAGGGAGCTTACTCGTAAGCCGCGCGTACACAGCGTTGATAGCTTCGTACACTTCTATCGCGACCAGGGCAAGGCTTGCCCTTCAACGACAACTGTGTATCGCTACATCGACGCCGGGCTGCTTGAGCTAGACAACATGACACTTCCCAAGAAGCTCCGACGCCGCATCAAAGGCTATAAGAACGCCCACAAGCGCAAGAATAAGAAGATATACGGCGACTCAATCGAGTTGCGTCCTGCGGCCGTGAATGACCGCACAGGCGTGGGACATTGGGAAGGCGACTTGGTCAAGGGTATTCGCTTAGCTGATGAGCCAGCATTAATGACGCTCACAGAACGGTACAGCCGGACTGAGATCATCGTCAAGATTCCTGACTATCATGCGGGCACCTGCCTTAAAGCCTTGCAGGACACGATCGACGACTACGGGGCCAAGGAATTTGAGAGTATCACTTTTGACAATGGTTCCGAGTTTGCCAAGTTATCAGAGATTGTTGGAACCCAGATTTACTTCGCACATCCGTACTCGCCTTGGGAGCGTGGCACAAACGAGAACGCCAATGGACTGCTTAGGGAATTCTTCCCGAAAGGGAAGTCTCTCAGAGCAGTTACCCTGGTTGAAATTCAAGCAGTCCAATCCGCACTGAACCATCGTCCCAGACGTATTCTGAACTATCTTCGCCCATGCGATTACTACCGATGCATGGCGTAA